The following proteins are co-located in the Lacticaseibacillus paracasei subsp. paracasei genome:
- a CDS encoding rhomboid family intramembrane serine protease: MLQKLRNSTFVAIVLAARGTLLICCLLLFCYLLFSTLTNTFLIPTNDLLGDVASILKGELWRVITSTVYFSEWTPLIKTVLIVLVLCPFIEWKIGSPVLVMSFFASSWIGILLFCFGFGGIIRSTVGINTYVYAFYGGTLSVYALFPLAVLAFLIKKPAFSLLAKCVLVGGLLLYFTVGFWPNSDTPEPAVIVQISQLCGVLSGLFCALIVVALRNWKKVPFFSAKPSN; this comes from the coding sequence ATGTTGCAAAAGCTGAGAAACTCGACTTTTGTCGCGATAGTTTTGGCTGCCAGAGGAACGCTTCTGATATGCTGTCTATTGCTCTTCTGCTATTTACTATTTTCAACTTTGACAAATACGTTTTTAATTCCCACGAACGACCTTTTAGGGGATGTGGCTTCAATTTTAAAAGGAGAACTCTGGCGCGTTATAACGAGTACTGTGTACTTTTCTGAATGGACGCCCTTAATTAAGACGGTTCTTATAGTTTTGGTCCTTTGCCCCTTTATAGAATGGAAAATTGGCAGTCCTGTGCTTGTTATGAGCTTTTTTGCTTCTAGTTGGATCGGCATTTTGTTATTTTGCTTTGGATTTGGCGGTATCATTCGGTCAACAGTTGGCATAAACACCTACGTTTATGCTTTTTATGGCGGCACACTGTCAGTCTATGCGTTATTTCCACTGGCAGTATTAGCGTTCTTGATAAAGAAACCTGCCTTTTCTTTGTTGGCAAAGTGCGTTTTAGTTGGCGGTCTTCTGTTGTACTTTACAGTGGGGTTTTGGCCGAATTCAGATACACCAGAGCCTGCAGTCATTGTACAGATTAGTCAATTATGCGGTGTTCTTTCCGGCCTTTTCTGTGCCCTTATAGTCGTGGCGCTAAGAAATTGGAAGAAAGTTCCCTTCTTTTCTGCCAAACCGAGCAACTGA